Proteins encoded within one genomic window of Mycolicibacterium monacense:
- a CDS encoding alkane 1-monooxygenase: MGLIAPTALFVMLPVVWALNQQGWHAAAAVPFWIGPILLYLLLPALDLRFGPDGQNPPDEVMERLENDKYYRYCTYLYLPFQYASVVMGAYLFTASDLGWLGFDGGLGWPAKIGLALSVGLLGGVGINTAHELGHKKDSLERWLSKITLAQTWYGHFYIEHNRGHHVRVATPEDPASARFGETFWEFLPRSVWGSLKSAWELEAKRLERSGRSPWNPKTYWSNDVLNAWAMSVVFYGALIAVFGWALIPYIVISAVFGFTLLETVNYLEHYGLLRAKLDSGRYERCAPVHSWNSDHIVTNLFLYHLQRHSDHHANPTRRYQTLRSMEGAPNLPSGYASMIALTYFPPLWRHVMDHRVLEHYDGDITKVNIHPRVRDKVLARYGGATV, encoded by the coding sequence ATGGGCCTGATCGCCCCGACCGCGTTGTTCGTGATGCTGCCGGTGGTGTGGGCGCTCAACCAGCAGGGGTGGCATGCGGCCGCCGCGGTGCCGTTCTGGATCGGACCGATCCTGCTGTACCTCCTGTTGCCCGCCCTCGATCTGCGGTTCGGGCCCGACGGCCAGAACCCGCCCGACGAGGTGATGGAACGACTGGAGAACGACAAGTACTACCGCTACTGCACCTACCTCTACCTGCCGTTCCAGTACGCCAGCGTGGTCATGGGCGCCTACCTGTTCACCGCCTCCGATCTCGGGTGGTTGGGCTTCGACGGCGGACTGGGCTGGCCGGCGAAGATCGGCCTGGCGCTCTCGGTCGGCCTGCTCGGCGGCGTCGGCATCAACACCGCACACGAACTGGGCCACAAGAAGGATTCGCTGGAGCGCTGGCTGTCGAAGATCACGTTGGCGCAGACCTGGTACGGCCACTTCTACATCGAGCACAACCGCGGCCACCACGTCCGCGTCGCGACGCCCGAGGACCCCGCATCGGCGCGGTTCGGTGAGACGTTCTGGGAATTCCTGCCGCGCAGCGTCTGGGGTTCACTCAAGTCGGCCTGGGAGCTGGAGGCCAAGAGGCTCGAGCGCAGCGGGCGGAGCCCGTGGAATCCGAAGACGTACTGGTCCAACGACGTCCTCAATGCGTGGGCGATGTCGGTGGTGTTCTACGGGGCGCTGATCGCGGTGTTCGGTTGGGCGCTGATTCCCTACATCGTCATCTCGGCGGTGTTCGGCTTCACGCTGCTCGAGACGGTCAACTACCTGGAGCACTACGGTCTGCTGCGCGCGAAGCTCGACAGCGGTCGCTACGAGCGGTGTGCACCGGTGCACAGCTGGAACTCCGACCACATCGTGACCAATCTGTTCCTGTACCACCTGCAGCGGCACAGCGACCACCACGCCAACCCCACCCGGCGCTACCAGACGCTGCGCAGCATGGAAGGCGCGCCGAACCTGCCGAGCGGGTATGCGTCGATGATCGCGCTGACCTACTTCCCGCCGCTGTGGCGCCACGTGATGGATCACCGCGTGCTCGAGCACTACGACGGTGACATCACCAAGGTCAACATCCACCCGCGGGTGCGTGACAAGGTGCTCGCCCGATACGGCGGCGCGACGGTATGA
- a CDS encoding APC family permease codes for MAGRWRTKSVEQSIADTDEPGTRLRKDLSWWDLTVFGVSVVIGAGIFTITASTAGNLTGPAISISFVLAAIACGLAALCYAEFASTVPVAGSAYTFSYATFGEFVAWIIGWDLILEFAVAAAVVAKGWSSYLGTVFGFGGGVANFGGFEVDWGALVIIAVVTLLLARGTKLSAEVSLIITVIKVAVVLLVVIVGSFFIKAANYSPFIPPAESGEGGTGTEQSLFSLITGAEGSAYGWYGLLAGASIVFFAFIGFDIVATTAEETKNPQRDVPRGILSSLAIVTVLYVAVAVVLSGMVSYTELRDAGSGANLATAFAANGVDWAATVISIGALAGLTTVVIVLMLGQTRVLFAMSRDALLPRQLAQTGEHGTPVRITVIVGVVVAVAATVFPIGKLEEMVNIGTLFAFVLVSAGVIVLRRTRPDLKRGFKAPFVPLLPVAAIIACVWLMLNLTGLTWIRFLIWMAIGVVVYFLYGRRHSLVGRREQEAVTE; via the coding sequence ATGGCCGGCAGATGGCGCACGAAATCAGTCGAGCAGTCGATCGCCGACACCGACGAACCAGGGACCAGGCTCCGCAAGGATCTGAGCTGGTGGGATCTGACCGTGTTCGGCGTGTCGGTGGTGATCGGCGCCGGCATCTTCACCATCACCGCGTCGACGGCGGGCAATCTCACCGGCCCGGCGATCTCGATCTCGTTCGTACTCGCCGCCATCGCGTGCGGTCTGGCGGCCCTCTGCTACGCCGAATTCGCCTCGACGGTGCCCGTCGCGGGCAGCGCCTACACGTTCTCCTACGCCACCTTCGGCGAATTCGTCGCCTGGATCATCGGGTGGGATCTGATCCTCGAGTTCGCCGTGGCCGCGGCGGTGGTGGCCAAGGGTTGGTCGAGTTATCTGGGCACGGTGTTCGGCTTCGGCGGCGGGGTCGCGAACTTCGGCGGTTTCGAGGTGGACTGGGGAGCGCTGGTGATCATCGCCGTCGTCACCCTGCTGTTGGCCCGTGGGACGAAACTCTCCGCCGAAGTCAGCCTCATCATCACCGTCATCAAGGTCGCGGTGGTGCTGTTGGTGGTCATCGTCGGTTCGTTCTTCATCAAGGCCGCCAACTACTCGCCGTTCATCCCGCCCGCCGAATCCGGGGAGGGCGGCACGGGTACCGAGCAGTCGCTGTTCTCGTTGATCACCGGCGCGGAGGGCAGCGCCTACGGCTGGTACGGGCTGCTCGCCGGTGCGTCGATCGTGTTCTTCGCGTTCATCGGATTCGACATCGTGGCCACCACCGCGGAGGAGACCAAGAACCCGCAGCGCGACGTCCCCCGCGGGATTCTGTCGTCGCTGGCGATCGTCACCGTCTTGTACGTGGCCGTCGCCGTGGTCCTGTCCGGCATGGTGTCCTACACCGAACTCCGCGATGCGGGCAGCGGGGCGAACCTCGCGACGGCGTTCGCGGCCAACGGGGTGGACTGGGCCGCGACCGTCATCTCCATCGGCGCACTGGCCGGTCTGACGACCGTGGTGATCGTGCTGATGCTGGGGCAGACGCGCGTGCTGTTCGCGATGTCGCGCGACGCCCTGCTGCCGCGTCAACTGGCCCAGACCGGTGAGCACGGCACACCGGTGCGGATCACCGTGATCGTCGGCGTGGTCGTGGCCGTCGCCGCGACGGTGTTCCCGATCGGCAAGCTGGAGGAGATGGTCAACATCGGCACGCTGTTCGCGTTCGTGCTGGTGTCGGCCGGGGTGATCGTGCTGCGGCGCACGCGCCCGGATCTCAAGCGCGGCTTCAAGGCGCCGTTCGTGCCGCTGCTGCCGGTCGCCGCGATCATCGCCTGTGTGTGGCTGATGTTGAACCTGACGGGGCTGACCTGGATCCGCTTCCTCATCTGGATGGCGATCGGCGTGGTCGTGTACTTCCTCTACGGCCGCAGGCACTCGCTCGTCGGCCGGCGCGAGCAGGAGGCCGTGACCGAGTGA
- a CDS encoding FAD-dependent oxidoreductase: MGRSTKHAIVIGGSIAGMCAARVLSDFYDHVTVYERDELPDRPVNRAAVPQGRHVHLLMARGAQEFENLYPGLLDGMVAEGVPILENRPDCIHFGAAGHVLGTRHTLRDEFTAYVPSRPQLEWQIRRRTMAIPNVTVERRSVDEPVFDPVAQRVTGVRLDTDGERETAAADLVVDATGRGTRLPVWLTQWGFERPPEDTVDVAIAYATQQVHIPEGLLAEKVVVAGASAEQPLGLGMLFYEDGNWNITTFGVGKAAPPQDFAEICDLADTILPAHVASAVRAGTPLGDMAFHKYPTSRWRRYDKLDRFPAGIVPFGDAVVSFNPTFGQGMTMTSLQADHLRRALQRPRADLARTLSKATARTTFPVWQMNAIGDLTLHRASGPMPKWYAPVGSLFDQFLGAAETDPVLAEWFLRRFSLLDSLYMVPSPRLVGRTIGHNMRLWLAEKRAAHRRGHDRELVGSR; encoded by the coding sequence ATGGGGCGGAGTACTAAACACGCGATTGTCATCGGGGGCAGCATCGCCGGGATGTGCGCGGCGCGCGTGCTGTCCGATTTCTACGACCACGTGACCGTATACGAACGCGACGAACTACCGGACCGGCCGGTCAATCGTGCCGCGGTACCGCAGGGGCGCCATGTCCATCTACTCATGGCACGCGGCGCCCAGGAGTTCGAGAACCTCTATCCCGGACTGCTCGACGGCATGGTCGCCGAGGGCGTGCCGATCCTGGAGAACCGGCCGGACTGCATCCACTTCGGCGCGGCCGGACATGTGCTGGGCACCCGGCACACCCTGCGCGACGAGTTCACCGCCTATGTCCCCAGCCGTCCGCAACTGGAATGGCAGATCCGGCGGCGCACCATGGCGATTCCGAACGTCACCGTCGAACGGCGGTCGGTCGACGAACCGGTCTTCGATCCGGTCGCACAGCGGGTCACCGGTGTGCGGCTCGACACCGACGGTGAACGGGAGACCGCGGCGGCCGATCTCGTCGTCGACGCCACCGGTCGCGGCACCCGGCTGCCGGTGTGGTTGACGCAGTGGGGTTTCGAACGGCCACCTGAGGACACCGTGGACGTCGCCATCGCCTACGCCACCCAGCAGGTGCACATCCCCGAGGGGTTGCTGGCCGAGAAGGTCGTCGTCGCCGGCGCGTCGGCCGAACAGCCGCTGGGCCTCGGAATGCTGTTCTACGAGGACGGCAACTGGAACATCACGACGTTCGGCGTCGGCAAGGCGGCGCCCCCGCAGGACTTCGCCGAGATCTGCGACCTGGCCGACACGATCCTGCCCGCCCACGTCGCCTCGGCCGTCCGCGCAGGTACCCCCTTGGGCGACATGGCTTTTCACAAGTACCCGACCAGCCGCTGGCGGCGCTACGACAAACTCGACCGGTTCCCGGCGGGCATCGTGCCCTTCGGCGACGCGGTCGTGAGCTTCAACCCGACCTTCGGTCAAGGGATGACGATGACCTCGCTGCAGGCGGATCACCTGCGCCGGGCGTTGCAGCGGCCCCGGGCGGATCTTGCGCGCACACTGAGCAAGGCGACGGCCAGGACCACGTTCCCGGTGTGGCAGATGAACGCGATCGGCGATCTGACACTGCATCGCGCGAGCGGCCCGATGCCGAAGTGGTACGCCCCTGTGGGCAGCCTGTTCGACCAGTTCCTCGGCGCCGCGGAAACCGACCCGGTGCTCGCGGAGTGGTTCCTGCGACGGTTCAGCCTGCTCGACAGCCTCTACATGGTTCCCTCGCCGCGGTTGGTGGGCCGCACCATCGGCCACAACATGCGGTTGTGGCTGGCGGAGAAACGGGCCGCCCACCGCCGTGGGCACGACCGCGAACTCGTCGGGAGCCGGTGA
- a CDS encoding rubredoxin: MTAYRCPGCDYVYDEAKGAPREGFPAGTRWDDIPEDWGCPDCAVREKVDFEAI; the protein is encoded by the coding sequence ATGACCGCCTACCGCTGCCCGGGCTGTGACTACGTCTACGACGAAGCCAAAGGCGCTCCGCGGGAGGGTTTTCCGGCCGGGACGCGGTGGGACGACATCCCCGAGGACTGGGGCTGCCCGGACTGCGCGGTGCGCGAGAAGGTCGACTTCGAGGCGATCTGA
- a CDS encoding rubredoxin — translation MDYKLFVCVQCGFEYDEAKGWPEDGIAPGTRWDDIPDDWSCPDCGAAKSDFEMVEVARG, via the coding sequence ATGGACTACAAACTGTTCGTCTGCGTGCAATGCGGATTCGAGTACGACGAGGCCAAGGGGTGGCCGGAGGACGGCATCGCGCCGGGCACCCGCTGGGACGACATCCCCGACGACTGGAGCTGCCCGGACTGCGGCGCGGCGAAGTCGGACTTCGAGATGGTGGAGGTCGCGCGGGGTTGA